Proteins encoded by one window of Phytohabitans houttuyneae:
- a CDS encoding sensor histidine kinase, which produces MLKFVRRVPLRVKLVTSVLVLVGMALLVISIGSAFALRSYLIDKIDSELRTASGALQASATGDKRIVVGLPSDYLIVVAHPDTPDTVEGPQYDDRFVKTNQLPRLPTDYEGFQDHLNEPFTAKTSDQRVRWRVLVTQLPDGSLMTVAQNLVDVDEAVTRLIWVDALVGGAVLILLATIGAAIVRSSLGPLNEIERTAAAIAGGDLTRRVPDPEPGEEEPQTELGRLSRALNAMLAQIETAFTARADSESAARAAESAARDAAFAAQASESRARRSEERMRQFVADASHELRTPLTTIRGFAELYRQGAASSPEDVARLVRRIEDEASRMGLLVEDLLLLARLDRERPVELAPVELPVLAADAVQAARAIAPDRQIQLEVVPGAGQLVVFGDDARLRQVIGNLMTNALTHTPPDASVTLRLQSVKRGDGDFEAMVEVVDTGPGLSAEQSERVFERFYRADAARTRRADGSTGSGLGLAIVAALVAAHNGTVEVDSTPGKGATFRVRLPLAPEENDALGSDDGEPLEP; this is translated from the coding sequence ATGCTCAAGTTTGTCCGGCGCGTCCCGCTCCGCGTCAAGCTGGTCACCTCCGTCCTGGTGCTCGTCGGTATGGCGCTGCTCGTGATCAGCATCGGCAGCGCGTTCGCCCTGCGCAGCTACCTGATCGACAAGATCGATAGCGAGCTGCGCACGGCCAGCGGCGCGCTCCAGGCCTCGGCGACGGGCGACAAGCGGATCGTTGTCGGCCTCCCCTCCGACTACCTGATCGTGGTGGCCCATCCGGACACGCCGGACACGGTCGAGGGCCCGCAGTACGACGACCGCTTCGTCAAGACCAACCAGCTGCCGCGCCTCCCCACCGACTACGAAGGCTTCCAGGACCACCTCAACGAGCCGTTCACGGCGAAGACCTCCGACCAGCGCGTGCGGTGGCGGGTGCTGGTCACGCAGCTGCCCGACGGCAGCCTCATGACCGTGGCGCAAAACCTCGTCGACGTCGACGAGGCCGTCACCCGGCTGATCTGGGTCGACGCGCTGGTCGGCGGCGCGGTGCTGATCCTGCTCGCTACGATCGGCGCGGCGATCGTCCGCAGCAGCCTCGGCCCGCTGAACGAGATCGAGCGCACCGCCGCCGCGATTGCCGGCGGCGACCTCACCCGCCGCGTGCCCGACCCCGAGCCGGGGGAGGAGGAGCCGCAGACCGAGTTGGGCCGCCTCTCCCGCGCGCTCAACGCGATGCTGGCCCAGATCGAGACGGCGTTCACCGCCCGAGCCGACTCCGAGTCGGCCGCGCGTGCGGCGGAGTCGGCAGCCCGTGACGCGGCGTTCGCGGCGCAGGCGTCCGAGTCGCGGGCGCGGCGCTCCGAGGAGCGGATGCGGCAGTTCGTGGCGGACGCGTCGCACGAGCTGCGCACCCCGCTGACCACGATCCGTGGCTTCGCCGAGCTGTACCGCCAGGGTGCGGCCAGCTCGCCGGAAGACGTCGCGCGTCTGGTGCGCCGGATCGAGGACGAGGCGTCCCGCATGGGCCTGCTCGTCGAAGACCTGCTGCTGCTGGCGCGGCTCGATCGCGAGCGACCGGTGGAGCTCGCGCCGGTCGAGCTGCCGGTGCTGGCCGCCGACGCGGTGCAGGCCGCCCGGGCGATCGCGCCGGACCGGCAGATCCAGCTGGAGGTCGTCCCCGGCGCCGGGCAGCTCGTCGTCTTCGGCGACGACGCGCGGCTGCGCCAGGTGATCGGCAACCTGATGACCAACGCGCTGACGCACACCCCGCCCGACGCTTCCGTCACCCTGCGCCTGCAGTCCGTCAAGCGTGGCGACGGCGACTTCGAGGCCATGGTCGAGGTGGTGGACACCGGGCCCGGCCTGTCGGCTGAGCAGTCGGAGCGGGTCTTCGAGCGCTTCTACCGGGCCGACGCCGCGCGCACCCGGCGGGCCGACGGCTCCACCGGCAGCGGCCTGGGGCTGGCCATCGTGGCCGCGCTTGTCGCCGCGCACAACGGGACGGTCGAGGTCGACTCCACCCCGGGTAAAGGCGCCACCTTCCGGGTACGACTGCCGTTGGCTCCGGAGGAAAATGACGCGCTCGGGTCCGACGACGGCGAGCCGCTGGAGCCGTAG
- a CDS encoding response regulator transcription factor: MAAPQTEARLLVVEDDPNILELLSASLRFAGFDVSTATSGSAAVNAAKDRRPDLVVLDVMLPDLDGFEVIRLMRESGTRTPVVFLTARDATDDKIRGLTLGGDDYVTKPFSLEELTARIRAVLRRTTAGDQSPSRLTFADLELDEETHEVYRAGQRIQLSPTEFKLLRYLMLNANRVLSKAQILDHVWNYDFRGDDNIVESYISYLRRKVDTTQPRLIHTLRGVGYVLRKPAT; this comes from the coding sequence ATGGCCGCACCGCAGACTGAGGCGAGACTGCTCGTCGTCGAGGACGATCCAAACATCCTCGAGCTGCTCTCCGCCAGCCTGCGCTTCGCCGGGTTCGATGTCTCGACCGCGACCAGCGGCAGCGCGGCGGTCAACGCCGCGAAGGATCGTCGCCCCGACCTTGTGGTGCTCGACGTGATGCTTCCCGACCTCGACGGGTTCGAGGTCATCCGGCTGATGCGCGAGAGCGGCACGCGCACGCCGGTGGTGTTCCTCACCGCCCGGGACGCCACCGACGACAAGATCCGCGGCCTCACGCTCGGCGGCGACGACTACGTCACCAAGCCGTTCAGCCTGGAGGAGCTCACCGCCCGCATCCGGGCCGTGCTCCGCCGCACCACCGCCGGCGACCAGTCGCCCTCCCGCCTCACCTTCGCCGACCTCGAGCTCGACGAGGAGACGCACGAGGTCTACCGGGCCGGTCAGCGCATCCAGCTCTCGCCGACCGAGTTCAAGCTGCTGCGCTACCTGATGCTCAACGCCAACCGCGTGCTTTCCAAGGCGCAGATCCTCGACCACGTGTGGAATTACGACTTCCGCGGCGATGACAACATCGTCGAGTCGTACATCTCGTACCTGCGGCGCAAGGTCGACACGACCCAGCCGCGCCTCATCCACACCCTGCGTGGCGTGGGGTACGTCTTGCGAAAGCCGGCGACCTGA
- a CDS encoding PadR family transcriptional regulator has protein sequence MTAVFSHGRLRLYLLKLLDDGPKHGYELIRLLENRFLGLYAPSAGTIYPRLQRMEAEGLVSHTAAGGRKVYEITDAGRAELRQRAGELATLESDIRASVEDLASLANEIQDEVRGSVRDLKRELNQAARETRRGSGGRDYHWEFQWAGAGSSGRGERASSAALDELEKRIEAFAAEVRQLVRNARLTEGQARTATRVLDASLVTLRRLFRG, from the coding sequence ATGACCGCTGTCTTCAGTCACGGGCGGCTCCGGCTGTACCTGCTCAAGCTGCTCGACGACGGCCCCAAGCACGGCTACGAGCTGATCCGCCTGCTCGAAAACCGCTTCCTGGGGCTGTACGCGCCAAGTGCCGGCACGATCTACCCGCGGCTCCAGCGGATGGAGGCCGAAGGGCTGGTCTCGCACACCGCCGCCGGCGGCCGGAAGGTGTACGAGATCACCGATGCCGGCCGCGCGGAGCTGCGCCAGCGGGCGGGTGAGCTGGCCACGCTGGAGTCGGACATTCGCGCCTCGGTGGAAGACCTCGCGTCGCTGGCCAACGAGATACAGGACGAGGTGCGCGGCTCGGTGCGCGACCTCAAGCGCGAGCTCAACCAGGCCGCGCGGGAGACCCGCCGGGGCAGCGGCGGGCGGGACTACCACTGGGAGTTCCAGTGGGCGGGTGCCGGCTCCTCCGGCCGGGGTGAGCGGGCGTCAAGTGCCGCACTCGACGAGCTGGAAAAGCGGATCGAAGCGTTCGCGGCGGAGGTGCGGCAGCTCGTGCGCAACGCGCGGCTCACCGAGGGGCAGGCGCGCACGGCGACGCGGGTGCTCGACGCCTCACTTGTCACGCTCAGGCGCCTCTTCCGCGGATGA
- a CDS encoding DUF4097 family beta strand repeat-containing protein — MPTWTVEGPQRLTFEEPVSRLDVYLISGRLNVVGADGPARVEIANAGAKPIIVEERDGRLSVRHERIPRWPGFLRWLIQFGRRYRVDVSIAVPGDARADLHLIDGTVIASGLRRETFVDVTSGRITLMGLGGRTVAKLISGPVEALGVADDLTMETVSGELILADSPAERVHARTVSGSITCDLDNPRRSEIRLGTTSGSVTVRVREDSDLSVHLHTTSGRITSAFPGLRSGDGPPWTKDAQGVIGAGEGKLWASTTSGSIALLSRPAPDPDDAEPEDAEI, encoded by the coding sequence ATGCCCACCTGGACGGTCGAAGGTCCGCAGCGGCTCACCTTCGAGGAGCCGGTCTCGCGTCTTGACGTATATCTCATATCCGGCCGGCTCAACGTGGTCGGCGCCGACGGGCCGGCGCGCGTCGAGATCGCCAACGCGGGGGCCAAGCCGATCATCGTGGAGGAGCGCGACGGCCGGCTCTCGGTGCGGCACGAGCGGATTCCCCGCTGGCCGGGCTTCCTGCGCTGGCTGATCCAGTTCGGCCGGCGCTACCGCGTGGACGTCTCGATCGCCGTGCCCGGCGATGCCCGCGCCGACCTGCACCTCATCGACGGCACCGTGATCGCCTCGGGCCTGCGCCGCGAGACGTTCGTCGACGTGACCTCGGGCCGCATCACGCTGATGGGGCTCGGTGGGCGCACGGTCGCCAAGCTGATCTCCGGCCCGGTCGAGGCGCTCGGTGTCGCCGACGACCTGACCATGGAGACCGTCTCCGGCGAGCTGATCCTTGCCGACAGCCCGGCCGAGCGGGTGCACGCCCGCACCGTCTCCGGCTCGATCACCTGCGACCTCGACAACCCCCGGCGCAGCGAGATCCGGCTCGGCACCACGTCCGGCAGCGTGACGGTCCGGGTGCGCGAGGACAGCGACCTCAGCGTCCACCTGCACACCACGTCCGGGCGGATCACCAGCGCCTTTCCGGGGCTGCGCTCCGGTGACGGGCCGCCGTGGACAAAGGACGCGCAGGGTGTGATCGGCGCCGGCGAGGGCAAGCTGTGGGCGAGCACCACGTCCGGCAGCATCGCGCTGCTCTCCAGGCCCGCTCCCGACCCGGACGACGCCGAGCCCGAGGATGCCGAGATATGA
- a CDS encoding lysophospholipid acyltransferase family protein — MNTASTLWQPRSDCGPDCLPGPEPGTRVSWARQLARLFALIGALSGGVVLLPVLPLMKSRGRRAAGRAWARAILAALEVKLVTKGRLPAENALLVANHISWLDIVAVLAVAPARMLAKHDVRAWPVIGRLAASAGTIFVDRTRPRALPGTVAEVAAALRGGGVVAVFPEGTTWCGAMSGHFRPAMFQAALDAGAQVVPVAINYGERPTTVAFLGDDSLWVSLRRVLAVRRLLVSVTATPALHPEAVATRRQLARVAEAAVRTEGPVYQRAMGLAA; from the coding sequence ATGAACACCGCGAGCACGCTCTGGCAGCCCCGATCGGACTGCGGCCCCGACTGCCTGCCCGGTCCGGAGCCGGGCACGCGCGTCTCGTGGGCGCGCCAGCTGGCCCGACTCTTCGCCCTGATCGGCGCGCTGTCCGGTGGTGTGGTGTTGTTGCCGGTACTCCCTCTTATGAAATCGCGCGGACGCCGTGCCGCCGGACGTGCCTGGGCCCGCGCGATCCTTGCGGCCCTGGAGGTGAAGCTGGTCACGAAGGGCCGGCTGCCCGCGGAGAACGCGCTGCTCGTGGCCAACCACATCTCGTGGCTGGACATCGTCGCGGTGCTCGCGGTGGCGCCGGCCCGGATGCTCGCCAAGCACGACGTGCGCGCGTGGCCGGTGATCGGGCGCCTGGCCGCGTCGGCCGGCACGATCTTCGTGGACCGCACGCGGCCGAGGGCCCTTCCGGGCACGGTGGCCGAGGTCGCCGCGGCACTGCGCGGCGGCGGGGTGGTCGCGGTCTTCCCGGAGGGTACGACCTGGTGCGGCGCGATGTCCGGACACTTCCGCCCGGCGATGTTCCAGGCCGCGCTGGACGCGGGCGCCCAGGTGGTACCCGTGGCGATCAACTACGGCGAGCGGCCGACCACGGTCGCGTTCCTCGGCGACGACAGCCTGTGGGTGTCGCTGCGCCGCGTGCTCGCGGTGCGGCGCCTCCTCGTGTCGGTGACCGCGACGCCGGCGCTGCACCCGGAGGCGGTCGCGACCCGGCGGCAGCTGGCGCGCGTGGCCGAGGCGGCCGTGCGCACCGAGGGACCGGTGTACCAGCGCGCCATGGGCCTCGCCGCCTGA
- a CDS encoding GNAT family N-acetyltransferase, with protein sequence MAVLLTSAASAGSTGTSGYSLLIADDGAEVAAAQRLRYDVFAAELGAKLPTAGSGLDVDEFDEFCDHLIVREDSTGAVVGTYRMLPPQAAVRAGRRYSDTEFEMNALSPLRDHLVETGRSCVHPEHRSGAVINLMWAGIARYLHLKNLRWLGGCASVPLDGGPEVAAGVWHLARAKHLSPPTLRVRPRRPWLAEPGAAEAVAAHTGRAAVPPLLRGYLRLGAWICGEPAYDPDFGVADLYVLLSLDRVDPRYLKHFLGSGHGLGGSA encoded by the coding sequence ATGGCTGTACTCCTCACCAGCGCCGCGTCCGCGGGGTCCACCGGCACCAGCGGGTACTCGCTGCTGATCGCCGATGACGGCGCAGAGGTCGCCGCCGCACAGCGGCTGCGCTACGACGTCTTCGCCGCGGAACTGGGCGCCAAGCTGCCCACCGCCGGCTCGGGGCTCGACGTGGACGAGTTCGACGAGTTCTGTGACCACCTCATCGTGCGCGAGGACTCGACGGGTGCGGTCGTCGGTACGTACCGGATGCTCCCGCCCCAGGCCGCCGTCCGCGCCGGCCGCCGGTACTCCGACACCGAGTTCGAGATGAACGCCCTCAGCCCGCTGCGCGACCACCTCGTCGAGACCGGACGCTCGTGCGTGCACCCCGAGCACCGCAGCGGCGCGGTGATCAACCTGATGTGGGCCGGCATCGCCCGCTACCTGCACCTCAAGAACCTTCGCTGGCTCGGCGGCTGCGCCTCGGTCCCCTTGGACGGCGGCCCGGAGGTCGCGGCCGGCGTCTGGCACCTGGCCCGCGCAAAGCACCTCTCGCCGCCCACGCTCCGGGTCCGCCCGCGGCGCCCGTGGCTGGCCGAGCCGGGTGCCGCCGAAGCGGTCGCCGCGCACACCGGCCGGGCCGCCGTCCCACCCCTGCTCCGCGGCTATCTGCGGCTGGGCGCGTGGATCTGCGGCGAACCGGCGTACGACCCGGACTTCGGCGTCGCCGACCTGTACGTGCTGCTCTCGCTCGACCGGGTCGACCCGCGCTACCTCAAGCATTTTCTCGGCAGCGGGCACGGCCTCGGAGGCAGCGCATGA
- a CDS encoding ABC transporter ATP-binding protein, with protein sequence MSDGQIVVSGLTKHYKNVRAVDNLSFTVEPGRVTGFLGPNGAGKTTTLRMLLNLVKPTAGTATIGGQRYADLSDPLHTVGAVLEASSAHKGRTGINHLRVICAAAGFPRSRADEALAMVGLSPAAKRKFKGYSLGMRQRLGIAAAMLGDPKVLVLDEPANGLDPEGIRWMRDLLKSLASQGRTVLVSSHLLSEMQLLADDLVIIAAGKLVRQGTVDQVMDSMAHSAEVRVRTPQVEELTSALVALNATVTPNGEGGLLVAGVDAPSVGRAALKAGVELHELTTERPDLERVFLELTAGKAAIR encoded by the coding sequence ATGTCTGACGGACAGATTGTCGTGTCCGGGCTGACGAAACACTACAAAAACGTCAGAGCGGTCGACAACTTGTCGTTTACCGTCGAGCCCGGGCGCGTGACGGGCTTCCTAGGCCCCAATGGCGCGGGTAAGACGACGACGCTGCGCATGCTGCTGAACCTGGTGAAACCCACGGCCGGTACGGCCACGATCGGTGGCCAGCGGTACGCCGACCTGTCCGATCCGCTGCACACCGTCGGGGCGGTCCTGGAGGCGTCAAGCGCGCACAAGGGGCGCACCGGCATCAACCACCTACGCGTGATCTGCGCTGCCGCCGGCTTCCCGCGCTCGCGGGCGGACGAGGCACTGGCGATGGTCGGCCTGTCGCCCGCCGCCAAGCGCAAGTTCAAGGGGTACTCGCTGGGTATGCGCCAGCGGCTCGGCATCGCCGCGGCGATGCTTGGCGACCCCAAGGTGCTCGTGCTCGACGAGCCCGCCAACGGCCTCGATCCCGAGGGCATCCGGTGGATGCGCGACCTGCTCAAGTCGCTCGCCTCACAGGGCCGCACAGTGCTCGTCTCCAGCCACCTGCTCTCCGAGATGCAGCTGCTCGCCGACGACCTGGTGATCATCGCGGCCGGAAAGCTGGTCCGCCAGGGCACGGTCGACCAGGTGATGGACTCGATGGCGCACAGCGCGGAGGTGCGAGTCCGCACGCCGCAGGTGGAGGAGCTGACCAGCGCGCTCGTCGCGTTGAACGCGACGGTCACGCCGAACGGCGAGGGTGGCCTGCTGGTCGCCGGGGTGGACGCGCCGAGCGTCGGCCGGGCCGCGCTCAAGGCGGGGGTCGAGCTGCACGAGCTGACCACCGAGCGGCCCGACCTTGAACGCGTGTTCCTCGAGCTCACCGCGGGAAAGGCGGCTATCCGATGA
- a CDS encoding ABC transporter permease, translated as MNLVRSEFLKIRTTNAWWLFALGAFGMLALTFFINAVGAHFTLTEAPPEGADPQVAATYNEVYQAANLYTSGQFFGLLFVLLLGIVVITSEFQHQTVTTTFLTTPHRTAVIVAKFVASALAGFGFWLFTTALNIPATIIFMSAEGFSNHLGDTAVIRAIGLNLLAYVLWGILGVGFGVLIRSQIGATVTAVVLYLIGTIAGAVFFTLIANWLDWEWFEDLQFGLPSIASGLMVSGTNIPGQPQYWVGAVVLVAWVVATGVIGTMITRTRDIS; from the coding sequence ATGAACCTCGTCCGCAGCGAGTTCCTGAAGATCCGCACCACCAACGCGTGGTGGCTCTTCGCGCTCGGCGCTTTCGGCATGCTGGCGCTGACCTTCTTCATCAACGCGGTGGGCGCGCACTTCACGCTGACCGAGGCGCCGCCGGAGGGTGCCGACCCACAGGTCGCGGCGACGTACAACGAGGTGTACCAGGCGGCCAACCTGTACACGTCGGGCCAGTTCTTCGGCCTGCTCTTCGTGCTGCTGCTCGGCATCGTGGTGATCACCAGCGAGTTCCAGCACCAGACGGTCACCACGACGTTCCTCACCACGCCGCACCGCACGGCCGTGATCGTCGCCAAGTTCGTCGCGTCCGCACTGGCCGGGTTCGGCTTCTGGCTGTTCACCACCGCGCTGAACATCCCGGCGACGATCATCTTCATGAGTGCCGAGGGCTTTTCCAATCATCTCGGCGACACGGCGGTGATCCGCGCGATCGGGCTCAACCTGCTCGCGTACGTCCTCTGGGGGATCCTCGGCGTCGGCTTCGGCGTGCTGATCCGCAGCCAGATCGGCGCGACCGTGACCGCGGTGGTGCTCTACCTGATCGGCACGATCGCCGGTGCGGTGTTCTTCACGCTGATCGCCAACTGGCTCGACTGGGAATGGTTCGAGGACCTGCAGTTCGGCCTCCCGTCGATCGCGTCCGGCCTGATGGTCAGCGGTACCAACATTCCGGGCCAGCCGCAGTACTGGGTCGGCGCGGTGGTGCTCGTGGCCTGGGTCGTGGCCACCGGCGTGATCGGCACGATGATCACCCGTACGCGGGACATCTCGTAG